The DNA segment CCGCCCTCGCGGGTGATGCCCACCGGCACCACCTCGTAGCGCTCCGGGTCCAGCGCGGCGAGCACGCTCCCGGCCGACACGCAGGAGATCGCGTGCTCCGCGCTCCGCCCGCCGAAGACGACTGCCACCCTGGTCTTGCCCGCCTCGCCGGTCATCGCCGCCGACCCTAGCCGAGCGCCGCGAGGGCCGAGGTGAGGTCGGCGACGAGGTCGGCGGTGTCCTCGATCCCGCAGGAGAACCGGACGAACCCCGCCGGGACGGCGTCCCCGCCCCACTGGGCGCGCCGGTCGATCGTGGTGTGCACGCCACCGAAGCTGGTCGCGGCCAGCAGCAGCCGGCTGCCCGCGACCAGCCGCTGCACCGCCGCGGCGTCGGCGAGCTCGGCGGAGACGATGCCGTTCGGGCGGAGCATCTGGGTGGTCGCCAGCGCGTACGACGGGTCGCCCGGCCGCCACGGCCACCGGACACCGCTCACGGCGGGGTGGGCGGCGAGCAGCTCGGTGAGGGCGGCGGCGTTGGCGGCCTGGCGGGCCAGCCGCAGGTCCAGGGTGCTCATCGACCGGTGCGCCAGCCAGGCCTCGAACGGGCCGGGGGTGTTGCCGGTGGTCTTCCGCCAGGCCGCGATCCGGGTGCCCAGCTCGCGGCCGGTGTCGGTGCGGGCGCTGCTGACGTGCCCGAGCAGGACGTCGCTGTGCCCGGTGAGCGCCTTGGTGTCCGAGCCGATGGTGAGGTCGGCGCCCAGCGCCAGCGGCCGCTGGCCGATCGGCGAGGCAGTGGTGTTGTCCACCGCCAGCACCGCCCCGGCGGCGGCGGTGGCCCGGGCCACCGCGGCGATGTCGCAGACGTCGAGCTGCGGGTTGCTCGGGGTCTCCAGCAGCACCATCCGGACGCCGTCGAGGTCGCCGCGGGCGGCGACGTCCCCGATCTCCAGGGTCGGCACCAGGTCGACCCGCACGTCGAGGCGCTCGAGCTCGTCGCGAGCCAGCACCCGGGTGGCGTAGTAGCCGTCGGAGGGCAGCACCACCCGGTCGCCGGGGCGCACCAGGGCGAGCACGGCGGAGCTGATCGCGGCCATCCCGGTGGCGAAGGACAGGCAGTCACCGCCGTCGAGCTCGCCGACGGCCCGCTCGAAGACCCGCAGCGTCGGGTTGTCCGGCCGGGCGTACCCGTCGGCGCCCTGCCAGCCGGGCGGCTGGTCGCCGAGGTGGTACGGCGCGGCGAACACCGGGGAGGGGCGCAGCGGGGTGCCCGGCACCGCCGGGTCGTCACCGGCGTGGACCAGCCGGGTCCCGTCACCGAGCGGTGCGTCAGGGGTGCTCACGTGCGGTCCTCTCCCGGGAGGGCGGGCCGCTACTCGGGCTTCGCCTCGCGGGACATCATCTCGCGCACCATCTGGGCGGCCGACTCCCCCTCGTGGCAGACCCGGACGACGGCCTCGGTGATCGGCACGTCGACCCCGTGCGCCCGGGCCAGGTCCAGCACCGAGCGGCAGGTCTTGACCCCCTCGGCGGTCTGCTTGGTGATCTGCAGGACCTCGGCCACCGACATGCCCTGACCCAGGTGCTCGCCGAAGGTCCGGTTGCGCGACAGCGGGGAGGAGCAGGTGGCGACCAGGTCCCCGAGGCCGGCGAGGCCGGCGAACGTCGTCACGTCGGCGCCCAGCGCCATGCCCAGCCGGGCGGTCTCGGCGAGGCCGCGGGTGATCAGCGAGGCCCGGGTGTTGTCGCCGAAGCCCAGCCCGGTGGCGACCCCGCAGGCCAGCGCGATCACGTTCTTGACCGCGCCGCCGAGCTCGCAGCCGACCAGGTCGGGGTTGGTGTAGGGCCGGAAGTACGGGGTGCCGCAGGCCGCCTGCAGCAGCTCCGCGCGCTCGGTGTCCGAGCAGGCGATGACCGTCGCCGAGGGCTGCTCCTCGGCGATCTCCCGGGCCAGGTTCGGCCCGGACAGCGCGGCGACCCGGTCCGCGCCGGCGCCGGTCACCTCGCAGATCACCTCGCTCATCCGCTTGGTGGTACCGAGCTCGACGCCCTTCATCAGCGACAGCAGCGACGCCTCGGGCGGCAGCAGCGGCGTCCAGCCGGCCAGGTTGTCCCGCAGCGTCTGGCTGGGCACGGCGAGGACGACGACGTCCGCGCCGTCCAGCGCCTCGGCGGGGTCGACGGTGGCGCGCACGGCCGCGGGCAGCCGCACACCGGGCAGGTAGTCGGCGTTCTCCCGGGTGCGGGCGATCGTCTCGACCAGCTCGGGACGGCGGGCGTGCAGGGCCACCGAGCAACCGGCGTCGGCGAGCACCTTGGCGAAGGTCGTGCCCCAGGAGCCGGCGCCGAGCACCGCCGCGCGGGTCACGCCACCTCCCCGGGGAGCGCCGGGCGCACCGGCCGCGGGGCGAACCCGAGGGGCGGGCGTTCTTGGCGGAGCTCGCCGAGCTGGTCGCGGACCCGGGTCATCAGCAGGTCGGTCACCTCGTGGAGCAGCTCGGGGGTGAGCGGCTCGCCGGCGCGCACCCGGGCCCGCTGGGCGGCGAGGTCGACCGGCTCGCCGACCAGGTACTCCGCCGGCGTCCGCAGCCGCGGGTGCAGCCGCTTGGTGTGGTAGTCGTGCACCAGCTGCGGCCCCCACTGGGCGACCGGCACGACGACGGCGTCGGTGGTCAGCGCCAGCCGGGCCACCCCGGACCGGGCCTGCATCGGCCACCAGTCCGGGTCGCGGGTCACCGAGCCCTCCGGGTAGATGACGACCAGCTCGCCGGCGTCGAGCTCGGCCTTGGCCGCGTGCACCGAGGACATCGCGGCGCTGGTGCCCCGGGAGACCGGGATCTGCCCCGCGGCGCGCAGGATCGTGCCGGCCAGGCCGGTGAACACCGACTCCTTGGCCAGGAAGTGCGGCACCCGGCCGCTGTCCCAGACCAGCCGGGCGCAGGCGATCGGGTCGAGCACCGAGACGTGGTTGGCCACCAGCAGCACGCCGCCGGCGGGCGGGATGCGGTCGGCGTGCCGGTAGCGCATCCGGAACAGCAGCGAGGCCACCGGGTAGACGACCAGGACGCAGAACCGGAACGCCCAGCTGATCGGGCGGCGGGTGACCCGGCGCGGTGGGCGCGGGGTCAGCAGCTCCTGCGACACCTGGCACCTCCTCCCTCGTGCGGGTCCGCCGGCCCTGTCCTGGACGTCGGCGTGCGTGACCTCCCTCATGATCGTGCCCCCCGCGTGCGCGGCGCCCGCACCTGGCCCCGTGCGGTCGTCGCGGGGCAGCAGCAGTGGGCTCACCCGCCGACCTGCGCCGCCCGCCGGCTGCGGAAGACCTCCAGCGGCCACGAGGAGATCCCGCCGGCCCGCACCCGGTCGACCGCGCCGTCGGCGGCCCACTCGTACTCCACCGTCTCCCCGGGCGAGCCGAACCCGGCCACGGTCTCCAGCCGCAGGGTGCCCGGGCCCTCCACGGTCAGCTCGGCGCGCTCCTCGGCGGGCTCCGGCGCGCTCGGGTGCAGCAGCACCAGCCGGCCGCCCAGCAGCGCCACGTCGGTGACCCCCCACAGGTTGGCGAACCGGCCGGTGTAGCGCGCCAGCTCGGCCGCGGGCGGCTGCTCGACGCCCTCCGGGGCGGCCAGCGCCAGGTCCAGCAGCGCGAACAGCCCGCGGGCCAGCGCGTCGGCCGGGCCGTCGACGGCGTTGGTCAGCACGCTGACCACCACCTGGCCCGCCGGGTCGATCCAGGTGCGGGTGATGTGCCCCGGGTAGCCGCCGCTGTGCCCGACGAGCTCCCGCTCGCCCTGGGTGCGCAGGTCCATCCCCAGCCCGTAGTACCGGGGGTCGCCGCCGTGCGCCCGGATCTCGGACTCCCGGCGGCGCATCAGCCGCTTGCTGCCCTCGGTGAGCAGCGCCGGGTCGCCGTCGAAGTGCGCGGCGCCGAAGGTGGTCAGGTCGCGCGCGGTGGACCAGAAGCCGGTCGCCGAGGCCATCGCCCGGGTGTCGACGTGCGGGATCGTCGTGCGCTCGTCCTCGCCGTCCAGCAGGCCGGTGTGCCCGGCGGCGTACTCCGCCGCCCGGGCCGGGTCCCACTCCGGTCCGGTGTCGGTCAGCCCGAGCCGGTCGACGACCGCGGCCTGCACGTGCGCGGCGTAGCCCGTGCCGGTGACCGCCTCGACCGCCAGCCCGAGCAGCGAGTAGCCGATGTTGGAGTACTTGAAGTGCTCGTTGCGGTCGAGGACCGGCCCCTCGTCGGCGGCGATGCGCAGCAGCAGCTCCTCGTCGGGGAAGGGCTGCAGCAGCTGCCAGTGGTCGTTGTCCCGGCCGTCCCGGACCACCCCGCCCTGGTGGCCGAGCAGCTCCCGCACGGTCACCCCGGCCAGGCCGGTGCCGGCGAGCGCGGGCACGTGCGCGGCGATCGGGTCGTCGAGCCGGAGCCGGCCGGCCTCGACCAGCTGCAGGACGGCGGTGGCGGTGAACGTCTTGGAGTGCGAGGCGATCCGGAACAGGTGGCCCGGCGTCAGCGGCGCGCCGGTGCCCAGGTCGGCGACGCCCAGCGCGGTGTCCAGCACCAGCCGGTCCCCCACCCGGACGGCGGCCTGCACCCCCGGGACCCGCAGCCGGCGGCGCTGGTGCTCCAGCCACGACTCCAGGTAGGGCGCGGCGGCCGCGGCCACCTCGGCGGTGCGGGCGGGGTCGGGCTGCATGCTGGGGTGCTCCTCGCGGGACGGGTCGGCGGTGTGCTGAGCTTGTCAGGTGCAACGGTGGTCGGTCGTCGTCCCGGCCAAGCGGCTGGCCGCGGCCAAGACCCGGCTGACCCCGCTGACCGCGACGCTCGGCGAGGCGCTCCCGGCCGGGCACCGGGACCTGGTCCTGGCGCTGCTGGCCGACACGGTCGCCGCGGCGCTGGCCAGCCCGGCGGTCGGCGGCGTCCTGGTGGTCACCGACGAGCCGCAGGCCGCGGCCGTGGTCACCGCGCTCGGCGCGCGCACCGTCGGGGACGAGCCGGACGCGGGCCTCAACGCGGCGCTCGTGCACGGCGCGCGGCAGGCCCGCGCCGCGGCCGGCGGCCCGGTCGCGGCGCTCTCCTCCGACCTGCCGGCCCTCCGCCCGGCCGAGCTGACCGCGGCCCTGCAGGCCGCCGGCGCGGTGCCCCGCGCCTTCGTCGCCGACGAGCTGGGCAGCGGGACGACGCTGCTGGCCGCCCGGGACGGCGAGCTGGACCCGCGCTTCGGCCGGGGGTCGGCCGCCGCGCACGCCGCCGCCGGGGCGGTGCCGCTGGCCGGCGACTGGCCGGGCCTGCGCCAGGACGTGGACACCCCGGCGGACCTGCAGGCGGCCTGCCGGCTCGGGGCCGGCCCGCGGACCACCGCGTTCCTCCGGTCTACCGCCGAGTCCATCTCCTGGACACCTCCGTGAGGCAGGATCCACCCGTGCCCGACGCCCCCTCGCCGCTGCCCGCCGACCGGTTCCTCAACCGCGAGCTGTCCTGGCTGGACTTCAACAGCCGTGTGCTGGAACTGGCCGAGGACGAGGACCTCCCGCTGCTGGAGCGGGTGAAGTTCCTCTCGATCTTCGCCAGCAACCTCGACGAGTTCTTCATGGTGCGCATCGCCGGGCTCAAGCGCCGGCAGAGCACCGGGCTCAGCGTCCGCTCCCCCGACGGGCTGACCATCCGCGAGCAGCTGGCCCGGGTGACCGAGCGGACCCAGGACCTCGTCCACCGGCACGCCAGCGTCTTCGACAAGGACGTCGTCCCGCGGCTGATGGAGCAGGGCATCCGGATCGTGCACTGGTCCGACCTCGGCGAGGCCGACGCGATGCGGCTGCGCGAGTACTTCCGCGACCAGGTCTTCCCGGTGCTCACCCCGCTGGCCGTCGACCCCGCGCACCCCTTCCCCTACATCAGCGGGCTCTCGCTGAACCTCGCCGTCTCGGTGCGCGACCCGGAGACGGGCGCTCCGCGCTTCGCCCGGGTCAAGGTGCCCAACAACGTGCCCCGGTTCATCCCGGTGGCCGCGGCCGGTGCGGTGCTCCCCGACCGCGAGGCGGTCTTCCTGCCGCTCGAGGACCTCATCGCCGCGCACCTGACCTCGCTGTTCCCCGGCCTCGACGTGATCGACCACCACCTGTTCCGGGTCACCCGCAACGCCGACCTCGAGGTGGAGGAGGACCGCGACGAGGACCTCCTGCAGGCGCTGGAGCGGGAGCTGGCCCAGCGCCGCTTCGGCCCCGCGGTGCGGCTGGAGGTCACCGAGTCCATCGACCCGCAGATCCTCGACGTGCTGGTGCACGAGCTGGAGATCAGCCCCGCCGACGTCGTCTCGGTGCCCGGGCTGCTGGACCTCGCGTCGCTGATGGCGCTCTACGACCTCGACCGGCCCGAGCTCAAGGACGAGCCGTTCGTCCCGGCCACCCACCCGCGGCTGAGCGAGGGCGAGACCCCCAAGAGCGTCTTCGCCACGCTGCGCGAGGGCGACGTGCTCGTCCACCACCCCTACGACTCGTTCGCGACCAGCGTGCAGCGGTTCATCGAGCAGGCCGCGGCCGACCCGAACGTGCTGGCGATCAAGCAGACGCTGTACCGCACCTCCGGCGACTCCCCGATCGTGGCAGCGCTGATCGAGGCCGCCCAGGCCGGCAAGCAGGTCGTCGTCCTGGTGGAGATCAAGGCCCGCTTCGACGAGGAGGCCAACATCAGCTGGGCGCGCTCGCTGGAGCGCGCCGGCTGCCACGTCGTCTACGGGCTGGTCGGCCTGAAGACCCACTGCAAGACCGCGCTGGTGGTCCGGATGGAGAACGGCGTGATCCGCCGGTACTGCCACATCGGCACCGGCAACTACAACCCGAAGACGGCGCGGATCTACGAGGACGTCGGCATCCTGACCGCCGACCCGCGGGTGGGCGCCGACCTCACCGACCTGTTCAACACCCTGACCGGCTACTCCCGGCAGACCACCTACCGGTCGCTGCTGGTCGCCCCGCACAGCATCCGGACCGGGCTGCTGGAGAAGATCCGCCGTGAGGCCCGGCACGCCGGCGAGGGCAAGCCCGCCGGCATCCGGATCAAGGTCAACTCGCTGGTCGACGAGCAGATCATCGACGCCCTCTACGAGGCCTCGGCGGCCGGCGTCCCGGTGGAGCTGGTGATCCGCGGCATCTGCACGCTGCGCCCGGGGGTGCCGGGGCTGAGCGAGAACATCAGGGTGCGCTCGATCGTCGGGCGGTTCCTGGAGCACTCGCGGGTCATCAACTTCGCCAACGCCGGGACGCCGGAGTGGTGGCTGGGCAGCGCCGACCTCATGCACCGCAACCTGGACCGCCGGGTCGAGGTGCTGCTGCGGGTGAACGACCCCGCGGCGCAGCGGCAGCTGCAGCGGGTCTTCGACCTGGACCTGGCGCCGGACGTGCGCAGCTGGCAGCTGGCCGGCGACGCCAGCTGGACCCGCACCGGCGACCGGAACTCGCAGGCGGAGCTGCTCGCCCTGCGGGGTGAGAACGCTGGCTGACCAGGGGGTTCTGATCCCGGCCGCCGGCGGCGCGGTCTGGCGCACGGGCCCGAGCGGGGTGCTGGAGACCGCGCTGGTGCACCGGCCCAAGTACGACGACTGGTCGCTGCCCAAGGGCAAGCTGGACCCGGGCGAGCACCCGCTGGTGGCCGCGGTCCGCGAGGTCCGCGAGGAGACCGGGCTGCAGGTGGCGGTCGGCCGGCGCAGCGTGCAGACCCGCTACGCCCACCGCAGCGGCCCCAAGCGGGTCGACTACTGGGTGATGGAGGCCGTCGGCGGCGCGTTCGCCCCCAACGACGAGGTCGACGAGCTGCGCTGGCTGCCGCTGCCGGAGGCCACCGCGCTGGTCACCCACGCGCACGACCGCGCGGTGCTGGCCGACCTGGCCCGCACCGACGTCCCCCGCACGACCGGGCTGCTGCTGGTGCGGCACGCCACGGCCGGTGACCGGGCGGACTGGGACGGCCCGGACGAGACCCGCCCGCTGGACCGCCGCGGGCGGGCGCAGGCGGCCACCCTGGCCGCGGTGCTGCCCGGCTTCGCTCCCGCCCGGCTGCTGACCGCCCCGCCGGTGCGCTGCCGGGAGACGATGACCCCGCTGGCCGCGGCCACCGGCCTCCCCGTCGGGGAGGTGCCCGAGCTCGGCGAGGAGGCCTACGAGGCCGACCCCCAGGCCGGGCTGGCCGTCGTGCGGCAGCTGCTCGCCGACCCGGCCGGGCCGACCGTGGTCTGCAGCCAGGGCGGGGCCATCCCGTCGGTGCTGCTGGCGCTCGGCGTGCGCTGGCACGACACCGCGGGTGCGTTGTGGCCCCCCTCGGCGAAGGGCAGCGTCTGGGCGCTGGCCGGCCGGCCCGGCGCGCTGGCCGCCGACTACTACCGCGACTTCGCCGCCGACCCCGCCGCCGACCGGCACGCCGCGGACCGGGCGGTCCGGAGCTCGTCGTGACGGTCGGCCGCGACGAGGTCCTCGCCGCGACCGAGCGCGAGCGGCGGGCGGTGGCAGACCTGCTGACCGGGCTGGACGAGGCCCAGCTGGCGACGCCCAGCCTCTGTGCCGGCTGGGACGTGCGCACGGTGGCCGCACACCTGGCGACCGCCCTGGCCGGCACCGACCGGCGGTTCGCCCTGGCCGTGCTGCGCGCCCGCGGCGACCTGCACCGCGCCAACGACGCGCTGGCCCGCGAGGCGGCACGCCGTCCGGTCGGTGACCTGGTCGCCCAGCTGCAGCGCTCCGCCGGCCGGCGGGTCAGCCCGCCGGTGGTGGGCCCGCGGGGCCCGCTCACCGACGTGCTGGTGCACGGCGGGGACATGCGGGTGCCGTTGGGGCTGCCGCACGACCCCGCCGCGGACGGCGTCCGGGCGGCGCTGCAGTTCGTGACCGGCGGACGCCCGGTCGGCTTCGTGCCCCGCGGCCGGCTCGCGGGCCTCCGGCTGGTGGCCGAGGACCTCGGGACGACCTCGGGCGAGGGCGCGGAGGTGCGCGGCCGCGGCATCGACCTGCTGATGGCGGTGTGCGGACGCCGCGCCCTGCTGCACGCCCTGCGCGGCCCCGGGGTGCCCGTGCTGGCCCGGCGGCTCGCCGCAGGCTAGGCGGGCAGGGCCGGCAACGACCGCGGCAGCCAGGCCGGGCGCTGCGCCTCGAACGCGGTGATGTCGTCCAGGTGCCGCTCGGTGAGGCCGACGTCGTCCAGGCCCTCCAGCAGACGCCAGCGGGTGTACGGGTCGATCTGGAACGGGACGGTGACGTCGCCGTAGGTGACCTGCTCGGCCTGCAGGTCGACGGTGACCGGCAGCGCCGGGTCGGCCTCGACCGCCGCCCACAGCGCCTCCACGTCGGCCTCGGGCAGGACGACGGTGAGCAGCCCGGCCTTGGTCGAGTTGTTGCGGAAGATGTCGGCGAACCGCGGGCTGATGACCACCCGGAAGCCGCCGTCCAGCAGCGCCCAGTTGGCGTGCTCGCGGGAGGACCCGGTGCCGAAGTCGGGGCCGGCCACCAGGATCGAGGCGCCGGCGTACTGCGGCTGGTTGAGCACGAAGTCCGGCTCGCCTGCCCGCCAGGCCACGAACAGCCCGTCCTCGAAGCCGGTGCGGGTGATCCGCTTGAGGTACTCGGCCGGGATGATCTGGTCGGTGTCGACGTTGCTGCGGCGCAGCGGGGCGGCGGTGCCGGTGTGCGTGGTGAAGGCGTCCATGGCGGTCAGACTCCAGCCGTCTCGAGGTCGGCGGGGGCGGTGAGCCTGCCGGTCAGCGCGGTGGCCGCGGCGACGGCCGGGGACACCAGGTGGGTGCGCCCGCCCTTGCCCTGGCGGCCCTGGAAGTTGCGGTTGCTGGTGGACGCCGAGCGCTCCCCCGGCTTCAGCTGGTCGGGGTTCATGCCCAGGCACATCGAGCAGCCCGCGCCGCGCCACTCGGCCCCGGCGTCGATGAACACCCGGTCCAGGCCCTCGGCCTCGGCCTGCTGCTTCACCGCGACCGAACCCGGGACGACGAGCATCCGGGTGGAGGCGTCGACGTGCTTG comes from the Modestobacter italicus genome and includes:
- a CDS encoding cystathionine gamma-lyase — encoded protein: MSTPDAPLGDGTRLVHAGDDPAVPGTPLRPSPVFAAPYHLGDQPPGWQGADGYARPDNPTLRVFERAVGELDGGDCLSFATGMAAISSAVLALVRPGDRVVLPSDGYYATRVLARDELERLDVRVDLVPTLEIGDVAARGDLDGVRMVLLETPSNPQLDVCDIAAVARATAAAGAVLAVDNTTASPIGQRPLALGADLTIGSDTKALTGHSDVLLGHVSSARTDTGRELGTRIAAWRKTTGNTPGPFEAWLAHRSMSTLDLRLARQAANAAALTELLAAHPAVSGVRWPWRPGDPSYALATTQMLRPNGIVSAELADAAAVQRLVAGSRLLLAATSFGGVHTTIDRRAQWGGDAVPAGFVRFSCGIEDTADLVADLTSALAALG
- a CDS encoding NAD(P)H-dependent glycerol-3-phosphate dehydrogenase; this encodes MTRAAVLGAGSWGTTFAKVLADAGCSVALHARRPELVETIARTRENADYLPGVRLPAAVRATVDPAEALDGADVVVLAVPSQTLRDNLAGWTPLLPPEASLLSLMKGVELGTTKRMSEVICEVTGAGADRVAALSGPNLAREIAEEQPSATVIACSDTERAELLQAACGTPYFRPYTNPDLVGCELGGAVKNVIALACGVATGLGFGDNTRASLITRGLAETARLGMALGADVTTFAGLAGLGDLVATCSSPLSRNRTFGEHLGQGMSVAEVLQITKQTAEGVKTCRSVLDLARAHGVDVPITEAVVRVCHEGESAAQMVREMMSREAKPE
- a CDS encoding lysophospholipid acyltransferase family protein, with protein sequence MSQELLTPRPPRRVTRRPISWAFRFCVLVVYPVASLLFRMRYRHADRIPPAGGVLLVANHVSVLDPIACARLVWDSGRVPHFLAKESVFTGLAGTILRAAGQIPVSRGTSAAMSSVHAAKAELDAGELVVIYPEGSVTRDPDWWPMQARSGVARLALTTDAVVVPVAQWGPQLVHDYHTKRLHPRLRTPAEYLVGEPVDLAAQRARVRAGEPLTPELLHEVTDLLMTRVRDQLGELRQERPPLGFAPRPVRPALPGEVA
- a CDS encoding serine hydrolase domain-containing protein: MQPDPARTAEVAAAAAPYLESWLEHQRRRLRVPGVQAAVRVGDRLVLDTALGVADLGTGAPLTPGHLFRIASHSKTFTATAVLQLVEAGRLRLDDPIAAHVPALAGTGLAGVTVRELLGHQGGVVRDGRDNDHWQLLQPFPDEELLLRIAADEGPVLDRNEHFKYSNIGYSLLGLAVEAVTGTGYAAHVQAAVVDRLGLTDTGPEWDPARAAEYAAGHTGLLDGEDERTTIPHVDTRAMASATGFWSTARDLTTFGAAHFDGDPALLTEGSKRLMRRRESEIRAHGGDPRYYGLGMDLRTQGERELVGHSGGYPGHITRTWIDPAGQVVVSVLTNAVDGPADALARGLFALLDLALAAPEGVEQPPAAELARYTGRFANLWGVTDVALLGGRLVLLHPSAPEPAEERAELTVEGPGTLRLETVAGFGSPGETVEYEWAADGAVDRVRAGGISSWPLEVFRSRRAAQVGG
- the cofC gene encoding 2-phospho-L-lactate guanylyltransferase; this encodes MQRWSVVVPAKRLAAAKTRLTPLTATLGEALPAGHRDLVLALLADTVAAALASPAVGGVLVVTDEPQAAAVVTALGARTVGDEPDAGLNAALVHGARQARAAAGGPVAALSSDLPALRPAELTAALQAAGAVPRAFVADELGSGTTLLAARDGELDPRFGRGSAAAHAAAGAVPLAGDWPGLRQDVDTPADLQAACRLGAGPRTTAFLRSTAESISWTPP
- a CDS encoding RNA degradosome polyphosphate kinase, producing the protein MPDAPSPLPADRFLNRELSWLDFNSRVLELAEDEDLPLLERVKFLSIFASNLDEFFMVRIAGLKRRQSTGLSVRSPDGLTIREQLARVTERTQDLVHRHASVFDKDVVPRLMEQGIRIVHWSDLGEADAMRLREYFRDQVFPVLTPLAVDPAHPFPYISGLSLNLAVSVRDPETGAPRFARVKVPNNVPRFIPVAAAGAVLPDREAVFLPLEDLIAAHLTSLFPGLDVIDHHLFRVTRNADLEVEEDRDEDLLQALERELAQRRFGPAVRLEVTESIDPQILDVLVHELEISPADVVSVPGLLDLASLMALYDLDRPELKDEPFVPATHPRLSEGETPKSVFATLREGDVLVHHPYDSFATSVQRFIEQAAADPNVLAIKQTLYRTSGDSPIVAALIEAAQAGKQVVVLVEIKARFDEEANISWARSLERAGCHVVYGLVGLKTHCKTALVVRMENGVIRRYCHIGTGNYNPKTARIYEDVGILTADPRVGADLTDLFNTLTGYSRQTTYRSLLVAPHSIRTGLLEKIRREARHAGEGKPAGIRIKVNSLVDEQIIDALYEASAAGVPVELVIRGICTLRPGVPGLSENIRVRSIVGRFLEHSRVINFANAGTPEWWLGSADLMHRNLDRRVEVLLRVNDPAAQRQLQRVFDLDLAPDVRSWQLAGDASWTRTGDRNSQAELLALRGENAG
- a CDS encoding NUDIX hydrolase, with translation MRTLADQGVLIPAAGGAVWRTGPSGVLETALVHRPKYDDWSLPKGKLDPGEHPLVAAVREVREETGLQVAVGRRSVQTRYAHRSGPKRVDYWVMEAVGGAFAPNDEVDELRWLPLPEATALVTHAHDRAVLADLARTDVPRTTGLLLVRHATAGDRADWDGPDETRPLDRRGRAQAATLAAVLPGFAPARLLTAPPVRCRETMTPLAAATGLPVGEVPELGEEAYEADPQAGLAVVRQLLADPAGPTVVCSQGGAIPSVLLALGVRWHDTAGALWPPSAKGSVWALAGRPGALAADYYRDFAADPAADRHAADRAVRSSS
- a CDS encoding maleylpyruvate isomerase family mycothiol-dependent enzyme is translated as MTVGRDEVLAATERERRAVADLLTGLDEAQLATPSLCAGWDVRTVAAHLATALAGTDRRFALAVLRARGDLHRANDALAREAARRPVGDLVAQLQRSAGRRVSPPVVGPRGPLTDVLVHGGDMRVPLGLPHDPAADGVRAALQFVTGGRPVGFVPRGRLAGLRLVAEDLGTTSGEGAEVRGRGIDLLMAVCGRRALLHALRGPGVPVLARRLAAG
- the leuD gene encoding 3-isopropylmalate dehydratase small subunit — protein: MDAFTTHTGTAAPLRRSNVDTDQIIPAEYLKRITRTGFEDGLFVAWRAGEPDFVLNQPQYAGASILVAGPDFGTGSSREHANWALLDGGFRVVISPRFADIFRNNSTKAGLLTVVLPEADVEALWAAVEADPALPVTVDLQAEQVTYGDVTVPFQIDPYTRWRLLEGLDDVGLTERHLDDITAFEAQRPAWLPRSLPALPA